In Mycobacterium stomatepiae, the following are encoded in one genomic region:
- the mhuD gene encoding mycobilin-forming heme oxygenase MhuD, with product MPPVVKINAIEVPADAGPELEKRFAHRAHAVDNQPGFLGFQLLRPVKGENRYFVVTHWESDEAFQAWASGPAVEAHAGQRANPVATGASLLEFEVVLDVAGSKPTE from the coding sequence ATGCCGCCAGTGGTGAAGATCAACGCAATTGAAGTACCCGCCGACGCTGGCCCTGAGCTGGAAAAGCGGTTCGCCCACCGCGCGCATGCGGTGGACAACCAGCCCGGCTTCCTGGGCTTTCAGCTGCTGCGCCCGGTGAAGGGTGAGAACCGCTACTTCGTCGTGACACACTGGGAGTCCGATGAAGCGTTCCAGGCGTGGGCAAGTGGGCCCGCCGTCGAAGCTCATGCCGGTCAGCGAGCCAACCCGGTGGCGACCGGCGCGTCGCTGCTGGAATTCGAGGTTGTCCTGGACGTTGCGGGGAGCAAGCCGACTGAATAG
- a CDS encoding alpha/beta fold hydrolase translates to MPTDLLTCQGGLGEPLVLVHGLMGRGTTWTRQLPWLRRLGTVYTYDAPWHRGRDVEDPHPISTERFVADLADAVTTLGTPARLVGHSMGALHSWCLAAQHPELVSSLVLEDMAPDFRGRTTGPWEPWLHALPVEFDTAQQVFDEFGPIAGQYFLEAFDRTETGWRLHGQTSRWIEIAAQWGTRDYWEQWLAVQAPALLLEAGNSVTPPGQMRDMAGKYSGATYLAVPEAGHLIHDEAPQVYRQAVELFLAG, encoded by the coding sequence ATGCCCACCGATCTGTTGACTTGCCAGGGCGGGCTAGGAGAGCCGTTGGTGTTGGTGCACGGCCTGATGGGCCGCGGCACCACCTGGACGCGCCAGCTGCCGTGGCTGCGGAGGTTGGGCACCGTCTACACCTACGACGCGCCGTGGCACCGGGGCCGCGACGTCGAGGACCCACACCCGATCAGCACCGAACGCTTCGTGGCCGATCTCGCCGACGCGGTAACCACATTGGGGACGCCGGCCCGGCTGGTGGGGCATTCGATGGGGGCCCTGCACTCCTGGTGTCTGGCCGCCCAGCATCCCGAACTGGTTTCGTCGCTGGTGCTCGAGGACATGGCGCCGGACTTCCGCGGCCGCACCACCGGTCCATGGGAGCCGTGGCTGCACGCGCTTCCGGTCGAATTCGACACTGCACAGCAGGTTTTCGACGAATTCGGGCCCATCGCCGGTCAGTACTTCCTGGAGGCCTTCGACCGCACCGAGACCGGTTGGCGGTTACACGGCCAGACCTCGCGATGGATCGAGATCGCCGCGCAGTGGGGCACCCGAGACTACTGGGAGCAATGGCTGGCGGTCCAGGCGCCGGCGCTGTTGCTCGAAGCCGGCAACTCCGTCACTCCGCCGGGCCAGATGCGCGACATGGCTGGAAAGTATTCGGGTGCAACATATCTGGCGGTCCCCGAAGCCGGTCACCTGATACACGACGAGGCGCCGCAGGTCTACCGTCAGGCCGTCGAGCTATTCCTCGCCGGCTAG